The DNA region attgTGTGGCTGCAGCTAAGTgcaaataaacaataaaataattcaGCAAATTGATGCACTCCCTATCGTTGGCCATGGATTTAATGTAGTGCTTTCCGTTTATTAAATGTAGTTTTTTGAAGTCGCCATCTCTACCGTCGGCCTAATAAATATGCCTATAATTGCAATTTCAAGAttggtttatttttaatttttatcacCTCTTTTGTTAAAAAACAACTCAAATTAGTCAAATAATTAATCATGTAATTATGCAGTTAACGTACATTAAAATAAGCGGCACATGTATGCTAGTAAATTTAGCAACAATGACTAATTATAATAACATCAAGTAACTATtgttaaacaaattaaaattaaacactaagtAAAAAAGGGGGAGAAGTAGCTAGAGTGTTCCAACTTTTTGAAACCCTAGCAGAGATAAGTAAGTTtctgaaattaaataatttcagaTGCTCATAACACTTCCATTTCCCTgctaatattaattaatatgcaaatTTAATGATactcaagaaataaaacatataGTTTGACTAAAATATTGGAGGCAATTCCATAGCTCCTTCAACTTGAGCTGCACTCTCATCCAGCAACCATTTCTCAAGAAACGACAACGGCGGATTCGTCTTCTCGTCGTCGTGCTTGAAGCAAACCTTATCCTGATCAATCAATCCACTGCTGTCAGACCCCTTCTGGCTAGAATCAGACGACACGGCCATGCTGTTCAAGcgttgttgttgttgatgatgatgatgatcaaACACAAACATCCCTTCCAAATCATGATCACAGGGCATCATCCCGTGTTCGATCTTCTGCGGCCTGTAGCGCAGGACCTCGCTGCTTTCGTGATTCGGGATCATTTTCCCAAAATCGCcgtaatataatttattatcgTGATTGCTAGTTCCGTTTAGGCTGGTGTTAGGCTGGAGAGGCGACGAACGCATCCATCCTTCTAGAAGCCTCGAGATGTTCTCTGCGCTGGAAGCGTACAACGACGAATTCTCCCCAACTCTTAGGCGGCTTGAGTCATGCTTGCTGCTTTCGCCGCTGTAACTCTTTGACGCCAGCTGATGATTTGCATCGGCCACCTCCATGCCGGATTGGAACTTCTTGAGCTTCTTCTTCAAGTGCGTGTTCCAGTAATTCTTGATGTCGTTGTCTGTCCTTTGTGGCAGATATGTGGCTATAGAGGCCCATCTATTCACCAAACATAGTTTATAGCTAATGATATTTAATCAAATTTGAGAAAATTTGTTAGTTAGTTACATACTTGTTGCCTAGTAAAGCTTGTAGATGGATTATCATCCCTTCTTCATGAGGGGTAAAATTGCCCCTCTTGATCCCGGGTCTTAAGTAGTTCGTCCATCGCAGCCTGCAGCTCTTGCTACACCTCAACAATcctaacaaaacaatagtaagaCACTATTTCATCATAACTCATCATACTATGATGAAATAGTTTAGACAATAAAACTATACCGGTAGTAGTAGGTACCGCTCTCCAATTACCgggaccatgttcttgaatatAGGACACCAAAATTATATCTTCTTCGGGAGTCCACGGACCTTTCTTGATCCCGACTTTGTCACAGCACGGAGGCCTTCCCATTTCGTCAGAATATGGTTCTTATGGGTGGTTTAACAAAACATGGACTGCGAAGAGGGGCTGGATCGGAGGCCTACTTAATAAGATGGCATGAGTTTAAGGTGATATATATGTTAAGATCCCAAGGAAAAGGGGGCACTGTATGTGTCTTTTAAATGTAGAGGAAAAAGTGAAATGATATGAAGTCAATGTGGCATCCTAATTTATTAGGGGAAATTTTTATAATCACGTGGTAGCACGGCATCTCTTTTATTTTGCTGTTGACCTAAATTAAAAACTTTGCATGTGGTTTTAATTTTGCAAGCTAGATTATTATGTCCATAATTGATGAACATTTATATCtttctttttgaattttttttctttatgtggAGTATCATAGTGATAGTGTTAGTGTTAGTATTAGTATGAGTGTACTCTCTCTCATTGATTTTAACAAAGCAAAACGGCCCCCCACAACCCTAGATAATGTATGTAATCCATCCTAGTATCTAGTGTGTTGACTGTATCTGTATATTATGGCAGTTAATGAAGGTTGTTGAACATGGGGATTGTGGACTTTTACTATGTTCTAGCCCATTCATACCATACCATGAATTATTTGATCCATTTTACAGTTTTGATACAATCTTTGAAATTTTGGAAAAACAAAAGGAAACTCCATCCGGTAATAAAAGTAGCATTTTGATATTTTGGTCCGTCGATCAAAGTCTCCATTTGACATTTGGGTTCATCCACCAATATAGCTCTTATTattcttttactaaaaataagtAGATCTCATATACCATTAAACTTATTTCACAACAATTTAATAATTCttccgtcccaagttatttgagtcgtatttcattttgagttttttttttcatacataGGAGTTTGAGATACATTCGGCAAGCGAACTAGCCCACCACAACCCCTCGTGGCTCGAATACTTTAGCTTCCCTCCGATCGGGCGTGAACTAGCCAATGTTGGCTCGTAGACTGCACTCCCTCTGACGAGTTCAGCCTCGGTAGACTACCTGCCACCCTCAGACGCGTCCAGGCTCGAaagcttgccaagccccaaggaAACAACCTTGAACAGGCCCagagggaaattaatcccaaagtcgcgccatccaggagtcgaactcaagacctctaGGATGGTGTCATATCCTTGCCACCcttctcaaccacttgagctagggggcttggattcgtattccattttgagtttttttttttttttttttttttaaattaacttcatatatttatatcatatatatgaaggaggaaattacaaatcaactcctataaaaggaggaaagacaaattacgccacccagggttcgaactcgagacctccaggatggacgcggtatccagcaccctttaccgctaggccaaggggcttggattcgtattccattttgagttgtctcaagttacttgagtcatttctttttttttgataaaatcaaaacctctaatctttcctattttatttatttttactttactctctcttctttctcttactttattctctcatctactttatttaacactctaaacacaactttcttaaatctcgtgccgaaaagaaacgtctcaagtaatgtgggacggagggagtataagtgtCACGACCgaattttctaaggatagaaaacacggttgatcgcgactaatgggggaattaagaagcggggaagaaggaggaaaaacaatcaaggggtacgacatgtagatcaaaaggcgaaattccattatcaaatcaaagtttcaaatcccaaaagtacataacgtgaatgacatagtttaacaattcaaaggaaataaaagaaattcttaaaacgtagagtagcggaagcaattgagagtttggctactactatgtatgaagacacaatagtaaccggaacaatTATTGAATACAATTCCGGAatcattgctcaacatcctctgcctcccgtcctcgctcaacctgcacatagggaaaacatatgcaggggctgagtacttgatgcacccagtgaactcatgcccgaaatacatttatcgatAGAATTATgtcagccatcattgagtgaaactcgggtttttctttaaaaggccgagaaacactaaaatcagtCCTTTAATAAAATAGTGTCTGCGCGGAcaatcgtcatcctccatcatataccatatctgaaccatcatgtgaaacgagaatgtggccacaaactcgatcactagaccggccgacctaagggtcggctcacgatccccatcagtgcactaacCTAAGTAGGGCTtggaccctagttagacccgaattcgttaaccatcaatgtctagtagaacattattctagtagacaatcagttaggcaattcaaaacataaagtacggcatgacataatatttaaaccacccttatctcaccatatacatatcaatTGCaattaaagagtttaagtaataaagcccacctcaaaagcttagagttttccttaagtagcttttcgttccgacttttagcggccgtgcgaaccaccttttcggaaaatacataaagtacacatcaatctcggtaacgaagacatttagaatgtatgcactctaattagaatcttttatttctctttctcggttttcgtgcatttttggttattcggcggccacCTAAGGCGTCGCATGCGACgtcggtcggccgcttacgctcgttctttcctccgttggttCCTCGTATTTTCCGTGACGtcgaaaaataatttcaaaaaaaaaagaattattttagcgtatactttaattatcgcaattatttaCCTTTGAAAAGTACTATTTCATGCTTagggtaaattattcattcttcaaacGTTCCGagctttaattaaataatttcccgcGATTTAAATTAATTGACGGCCCAAAAGATATATTtacttagcccaccttattcctccaaaaaaaatttaaattggtgaggcccaactaaaaagagaaaaaaaacatGGCCCAATCTTATCTCACTCTCtatctcctctccctctccgtCTGAAACCACAAGCAGCCGCCGCCGCTCGTCGTCGGGAGGGCTGCTGCCCGTCGGAAGCTGCTGTCGCCGCCGGGGAGGTCGCAAAGTCGTGCTGCCTCGGTTCGCCGCCGCCGCAGGGCCGCAGGGAAGAAGCTGCTGTCGCCGTTCACCCGCCGTCGCCGCCTGTTCCAGcgccgctgctgtctcgccgggGAGAGGAACGTCGCGGTCGTCACCGTGGGGGTCCAGCTTCCGGGATGTCGTCGGCACCGGGAGAGTCGAGCGCGGCATGTCGGCCGGCGGTGACTGCTTCTCGTTCGAAACTACCCTGAACGACCCCGAATCAACCCGCAACACGCGTTTTCattataaagttaagttctttcgtagTTTCGGTTAcgtacggcgatcgtttggttgaTTCTTAGTTGATGTTATTTGGTTGGGTTATGGAATACGAAGGTGTAAAAACAAATATGCAAGGCTATAATAATCTCATGCTTGGTGATATGAAAGAATTATACCTCCAAAAATGGTTGAATTTGGTAGAAGATACACAAAAGATGGTAGCCAAAACTTCCTCCCTTCCTCTCGGCAATCTCCCTCTCGGCTCctctcacttttttttctttgttttctttgttgTGTAATGTGAAATGTCCGAGAATGGATTAAAGAGGAGTGGTGGTGGCTCTTGGATGGTAGCATTGATTAGGAAGATGGAGAGGTGGAGAAAATGGAGAGTCTCCTCTTTGAGAAGGAAACCGTCGGCCATAAggagaaagagaagaagaagaagaagaagaagaagaagaagaagagggggGAGTTGGGCTTGGTCCACTTTAAATTCATGCTTGGGCTTCAATAGTTTATTTTGGTTTGGGATCAAATTAATTGGAAACCCAAGTTAGAAATAATATCATTATTTGATGGATTAAAAGAGTAATTAGGATCCAAgttattttgtaattaattggactctaatttattttgaaaaaaccCAAAATAAgttcatactttatattttcgtattttccttcgataactaaaattcacgggtctttattaattttggttatctcgttcttcacaacccaaaaaaaaattaaagtacgtttaacggcacaacttatatttggtgttgtcccaaatataatcccttcaaccattcctcgatttacgcacgtcgtcttccaaaaaaaaatattcatctccACGTATTTCATTCGTCTTACTAAATATAGCAATTTTGTCGtcattctttcaacgagaccttcaacATGTCTCTCAATGTTCATAAAAAAAGGacgttccaaaaaaaaaatcacatcatCACATAGAAACCATACTATTTTTCAAAGCACATTTAACGAGAAACATCATATAACgagataattttatcaattatttgttacataaaataaatttcatacttaaggtacgggtgttacattctacccaccttaacagaaatttcgtcccgaaatttactcatttctaacgaacaactccgggtatttctctttcattttatcctcgagttcccaagtagcctcctcgtggccatggtgtttccaaagtactttcacggacgcgatcgatttattcctcaattcttgcactttcctgtccagaatagcttcgggcttctcctcataactcaagtcgggattcaatatcatttcctcttgatgaaccacgtgtttgggatcgaacacatactttcgtaattgtgacacatggaaaacattatgcacagtcccaaaactcGGCGGTAatgccaacctatacgctacgggtcccaccttctcaaggaattcataaggccctacgtattGTGGCTTCAATTTCCCCTTTACACCAAACCTCGTTACccccttcgacggagataccttcaagaacaccttatctcccgtattgaactgtaaatctgtacgtcagacatcagcatacgacttctgtcggtcttgagcttcttttatcctttgtcgaatttgtcgcacgACCTCAATCATCTCttcgaccgaatctggcccgagtatttttctttcaccaacttcatccccagtagagtggtgatctacacttcctcccatacaatgcttcatatggggccatatttattgtcgcttggaaactgttgttataggcaaactcgatcaacggtagtacaacttcccaattttctcctcagTCAAGAACCatggctctcaacatatcctcgagagtttgaatcgttctctcagactgtccatcggtttgtggatggaaagcagtactaaaattcagtcgtgTACCAAGCTTTCATTGCAGATTTATCCAATACCTTGAAGTGAACCTTGTATctcggtctgacgtgattgttactggcaccccatgtagccgaatgatttctttcacataaatccgggccagtttgtcggatccatgagttatagggataggtataaaatgcgcactcttggtgaggcggtctatgattacccaaatgactgtattcccttgccgggtctttggtaatcccatcacaaaatccatggcgatatgttcccatttccactctgGGATTTCCAACGGTTGCagcttcccatagggtcgttgatgtaaagcttttacttgttgacacgccaaacatctttccacaaacgaagctatgtccctcttcattccatcccaccagaatgatccctttaagtcctggtacatcttcgtacttccaggatgagcggtgtatggagtctcgtgtgcctcgatcaaaatttcatttcgaagtccttcgtcgTCTGGCACACAAAGTCTCCCTTTAtaagtgagagcattatcagcctcCTCTCGAAATTTCTCTTGCTCccccttcctcaccttcagtcgaaCCTTCTCTAAATTTTCATCATTTCGTTGTccttctattatccttgttCGCAGTTCGAATACCACTACCAAAGTGGCGATCTTTCCTTTCACGATCTCCGGagctctcactacttccaatcgCATTTTGCTGAATTCACGAATCAACTCCGCTTCTTGAGTGAGAAAGGTTTCCAATTGTGGTTGGGCTTTCCGGCTCAatgcatcggccactacgtttgccttgcccggatgatagttaatgccacagtcataatccttgaccAATTCAAGCCATCTGCGTTGTCTCATGTTCAAGTCTTTctgttcaaagaagtatttcagactcttgtggtcggtaaaaatctcacaccgaactccatagagatggtgcctccaaatcttcaatccGTGCACAACGGCTGCTAATTCCAGGTCATGAGTGGGGTAGTTCAGTTCGTGTGGCCTCAACTGCCGTgaagcataggcaatcaccttaccattctgcatcaaaacacatccGAGTCCAACCTTAGACGCgtcagtgtaaaccacatagtctactcccggttccggcacggctagaataggtgtggtggtcaacttctccttcaacaattggaaactagcctcacactccggtgtccagtggaccttggtccccttcttcagttgttgagtcatcggccttgcgattttagaaaatccttcaataaatctccggtagtaccctgccagtccaaggaaactccgaatctcgtttggggtctttggcgccttccactgttgtacggcctccacctttgtggggtcaactcgaatcccttcggccgtcacaatatgccccagaaagtttacttcctttagccagaaatcacacttactgaacttggcgtacaacttctccgtTCTTAGTGTTTCCAGCGTGATCCTTAGGTGCTCCTCATGTTCTTTttcattcttcgagtaaaccagcacatcatctatgaacaccaggacgaacttgtccaagtatggatagaatactcgattcattaagtccataaatactgcaggtgcatttgtcagtccaaacggcattactacaaactcataatgcccatacctcgttcggaacgccgtcttgggtatgtcTTCTCTTCGTACTCTCAGCTGATGATATCCTGACCTTaagtccatttttgaaaatactcctgctcccctgagttggtcgaacaggtcgtctatcctcggcagaggatacttgttcttgagggttaatTTGTTCAGTTctcggtagtctatgcacattctcaaggtcccgtctttcttcttcacaaacagcacatgtgctccccacggcgatacactgggtcggataaaacccaagtccaaaagttcttgtagctggattttgagttcttccaactctttcggtgccatcctataaggtgccttcgatactggtgcggctcctggttccagatcgatagtaaactccaattgtcgatcagGCGAAGGGCCTGGCAACGcgtcgggaaactcacgtactaccgccacatcttcaactttcctttctttcttgtcatgtccttgtagataaacgagataggcaggacgcccctttctaatcatcgtagttgcttgatGTGCCGATATCACATAAGTCCGCTGATTCATTGAAATT from Salvia splendens isolate huo1 chromosome 9, SspV2, whole genome shotgun sequence includes:
- the LOC121746935 gene encoding transcription factor MYB60-like isoform X1 yields the protein MGRPPCCDKVGIKKGPWTPEEDIILVSYIQEHGPGNWRAVPTTTGLLRCSKSCRLRWTNYLRPGIKRGNFTPHEEGMIIHLQALLGNKWASIATYLPQRTDNDIKNYWNTHLKKKLKKFQSGMEVADANHQLASKSYSGESSKHDSSRLRVGENSSLYASSAENISRLLEGWMRSSPLQPNTSLNGTSNHDNKLYYGDFGKMIPNHESSEVLRYRPQKIEHGMMPCDHDLEGMFVFDHHHHQQQQRLNSMAVSSDSSQKGSDSSGLIDQDKVCFKHDDEKTNPPLSFLEKWLLDESAAQVEGAMELPPIF
- the LOC121746935 gene encoding transcription factor MYB60-like isoform X2, translated to MGRPPCCDKVGIKKGPWTPEEDIILVSYIQEHGPGLLRCSKSCRLRWTNYLRPGIKRGNFTPHEEGMIIHLQALLGNKWASIATYLPQRTDNDIKNYWNTHLKKKLKKFQSGMEVADANHQLASKSYSGESSKHDSSRLRVGENSSLYASSAENISRLLEGWMRSSPLQPNTSLNGTSNHDNKLYYGDFGKMIPNHESSEVLRYRPQKIEHGMMPCDHDLEGMFVFDHHHHQQQQRLNSMAVSSDSSQKGSDSSGLIDQDKVCFKHDDEKTNPPLSFLEKWLLDESAAQVEGAMELPPIF